CTGCTCGCCGGGGAACTGACATCGGACGGGACGGTTTGCTTTCCCGCGGCGACCCCGGATCCCGTCGCGCGACCCGGCGTCCGCTACGTGAACCCGTTCACGCTCCAGCAGGTCGCGCCGGACGAGGGCATCGCTCTGATGGCCGCGATCCGCGCGCGCTATGCGGCGCGACGGGAGACGGTCGTCGGCTTCGGCTTCTCGGCCCAGAAGGCGCGCACGGCGACGACCTTCCTCGCCGGCTGGTCGAACGAGGTTGTTTTCGAGACCCGGCGCTGGGCAGTCCCAATCGCGGCGCGCAAGGGCGCGCGGCTGGTCGCCTGGGGCGCACGCGGGGGGCGGGCGCTCGAGACAGAGGCCGCCGCGGCCGGCGTGCCGGTCTCGCGCATCGAGGACGGCTTCGTCCGCTCGGTCGGCCTCGGCACGCAGCAGACCATCCCGGCCTCGCTCGCCCTCGACGATCTCGGCCTCTATTACGACGCGCACCGGCCCTCGCGGCTGGAACGGCTGTGCCTGGAGACGGATTTCGCGCCCGATCTGGTCGCGCGGGCGGGCGCCTTGCGCGAGCGGCTGGTCGCCACCCGGGTGACCAAGTACAACCTGCCGGCGCCGAAGCTCGATCTCGCCGGTCAGGCCCGCGGGCGGCCGGTCGTGCTGGTCATCGGTCAGGTGCCGGACGATGCGGCGATCCGGTTCGGCACCGCCGCGGTGACCGGCAATCTTGCCCTGCTCGACGCCGTGCGGCAGGCCCGGCCGGATGCCTTCGTGGTCTACAAGGAGCATCCCGACCTCGTCACCCGCAGCCGGGCCGGCTGGCTGCCGGAGCGCGCGATTCGCGCCCGCGCCGATCTCGCCTTGCGCGAGGGCGACGCCATCGCCGCCATCGAGGCGGCCGACGAGGTCCATGTGCTGACCTCGCTCGCCGGCTTCGAGGCGCTGATCCGGGCGAAACCGGTCGTGACCTGGGGCATTCCCTTCTATGCCGGCTGGGGGCTGACCGACGACCGTGCGCCCGTCGCCCGGCGCGGCCGGCGCCTGTCGCTCGACGAACTCGTCGCCGCCGTGCTGATCCTCTACCCGGCCTATGTCGACCCGGTCTCGCGGCTGCCCTGCGAGGTCGAGGACGTGGTCGCCCGCATCGAGGATGTGCGGGCCGGGCGGATCGCGGTGCCGTCGGCGGTGCGCAATCGGCGGCTCGTCCGGGCGAGCGTGGTCGCGGAAGCCTATTGGCGCCACTGGATCGGCCATTTCGGCCGGCCCCGATGACCGTTCCGTCAGGCTCGGAAACCCGGCAAACCGGCCAAATTGACCGGCCCGGACGGGGTCGCTATACAGGCTCGCCCGACCGATCCGGGCGCGGTGTCGGATCGGTTCCAGGGCGGAGTGCAGCCGGTCGATGTCCGAACGCCGCGTCTTTCTGTTCCTGCAAGGGCCACCCTCGCGGTTCTGGTACGAACTGGCGAACGGGCTCGAAGCGGCCGGGCAGAAGACGGTCCGTGTCAATCTCTCGGCCGGCGACTGGCTCTACTGGCTGAAATCCGGCGCCTACAATTATCGCGGCAGCTTCAAGAACTGGCGCGGCTGGCTCGAACAGCTGATCGAGCGCGAGGGCGTCACCGACATCCTCTATTATGCCGACCGGCTGCCCTATCACGTCGTCGCCCAGGAGATCGCCAAGGCGCGGGGCCTCTACGTGACTGCGGTCGAATTCGGCTATCTGCGCCCCGACTGGATCACGGTCGAGCGCAACGGCATGTCGACCTACTCGCATTTCCCGAACGATCCGGAAACGATCCGCGCCATCGCGGCTGCCGCACCCGACCCGGATCTGGTGATCAAGTATCCCTACACCTTCACCCAGGAAGCGACCGCCGAGGTCATCTACAATCTCGTCGCGCTGTTCTTCTCCTGGATCTTCTTTCCGCGCTACTTCGCGGACAAGTACTATAACCCGCTCAAGGATTATCTCAGCACCCTGCTGCGGCTGATCCGCGAACGCTGGCAGCGCAAATATGCCAAGCGCGTCATGCGCGAAGTCATCCTCGGGCCGCGGCCCTTCTACATCTTCGCGCTGCAATTGCAGAGCGACTACCAGATCCGCGACAACAGCCCCTACAAGCGGCTGCACGAGGCGATCGACCAGACCGTCGCCTCCTTCGCCCGCTCCGCGCCGCCCAATACCGTGCTGGTGTTCAAGGTCCATCCGCTCGACAACGGCATCGAGCGCTGGAACAAGGTCGTCATGGCGGCCGCCCGGCGCCACAATGTCCGCCCGCGCGTACGCCTGATCGACGGCGGCAATCTCAACCGGCTGGTCGAGACCGCGCGCGGCACCGTGGTGGTCAATTCCACGGTCGGTCTCTATGCGATCCGCGCCGGCTGCCCGCTGATCGTGCTCGGCGTCGCGGTGTTCGACATTCCGGGCCTGACCTTCCAGGGCTCGCTCGACCAGTTCTGGACCGAGGCCGAGGCGCCCGACGAGGAATTGCGGCTGCAGTTCATCCGCGCGCTCGCCACCACCACCCAGGTCAAGGGCAGCTTCTACAACAAGGCCGGCCGCAAGGTCGCCATCGCCGAGGTGGTGCAGCGGCTCATCGAGCGCCGGGTCAACGAGCCGGGCGGCTTCATCGACCCCCCGCCGCGCATGGAAAAGGCGCGCCGGCTCGGCATGAAGGTCTGACGGCTTCGGGGCGGCCGCGCCCGTGCGGGCGGCCGGAGACCTTCGCCACCGCCGCATGGCTCGATCCCGAATTCGGCGTCCGGCGGCCCTTGCCGAAGCGGCCGGTCCGGACAATGGTTCAGACTTTCCGAACGAGCCCCGAAGCGGGCGACGATGTGGAGGGGAAGCGATGGTCAAGGCGATCCAGGTCCGGGAAACCGGCGGTCCGGACGTGATGGTGCTGGCGGATGTCGATCTGCCGGCGCCCGGCGCCGGTGAGGCGCGTGTCCGCCATGCGGCGATCGGCGTCAACTTCATCGACTGCTACTTCCGCTCCGGCCTCTATCCGTCGCCGACCGGCCTGCCGTTCATTCCGGGCAGCGAAGGCGCCGGGGTGGTCGAGGCGGTCGGCCCGGGCGTCACGCTGGTCAAGCCCGGCGACCGGGTCGCCTATGTGGCCTCGCCCGGCTCCTACGCGGCCGAGCGCATCGTGCCGGCCGACCGGCTGATCATCCTGCCCGAGGCGATCTCCTTCGAGACCGGCGCGGCGATGATGCTGAAGGGCATGACGGTGCAGTATCTGCTCAACCGCACCTTCAAGGTCGGGCCGGGCACCACCATCCTGTTCCACGCCGCGGCCGGCGGCGTCGGCCTGATCGCCGGCGCCTGGGCCAAGGCGCTCGGGGCGACCATCATCGGTACCGCCGGCGGCCCGGACAAGTGCGCGCTCGCCAAGTCGCGCGGCTACGATCACGTCATCGACTACCGCTCGGAGGATTTCGTCGCCCGGGTCAAGGACCTGACCGGCGGCGCCGGCGTCGACGTGGTCTATGATTCGATCGGCAAGGACACCTTCCCGGCCTCGCTCGACTGCCTGAAGCCGCTCGGCATGTGGGTCACCTTCGGCAACGCCTCGGGTCCGGTGCCGCCCTTCTCGACGCAGATCCTGTCGCAGAAGGGCTCGCTCTTCGCGACCCGGCCGACGCTCTTCACCTACATCGCCAAGCGCGCCGACCTGGAGGCGACCGCCGGCGACCTCGTCGCCCGGGTGGCCGACGGGACGGTGCCGATCGAGATCTCGGCCCGCTATCCGCTGGAGAAGGCCGCCGACGCCCATCGCGACCTTGAAGGCCGCAAGACCACCGGCGCGGTCGTGCTGATCCCCTGATCGATCCGCCACACTGCAGCGCCCGGCAACCGACACCCGGCACCCGGCATCCGCGCGGGTGCCGGGCCGCCGCAGGGCGGCGCTGGGGATGGCCCGGCGTCTGCCGGCGTGCCTTGGCGCGCTGAAGACGCGGGCCGGAATTCGTGCGGCGCGTGCGGGCGTGAGGCCCGCGGCCGAGATGGGGCAGGGCGGCTATTCGGCCGCCGCGAGCGACGTCTCGTTCAGCCAAACGTCGAGATCGGCCAGCGCCCGGCGGCTCATCGCGCGCTTCTTCTCGATGGTCTTCTCGTTGCCGCGCAGGCGTTTGCCGTCCTTGGTGGTCGGCGCCACGATCGGCGGGAACAGGCCGAAATTGACGTTCATCGGCTGGAACGAGCGCGGCGCGCCGGCCTCCTCACCCTCGACGGCGATATGCCCGCCGGTGATATGGCCGAGCAGGGCGCCGAGCGCGGTCGTGACCGGGGGCGGGGCGGGGGGGCGACCGAGGGCCTCCGCCGCGGCGAAGCGGCCGGCGAGGAGCCCGACGGCGGCGGACTCGACATAGCCTTCGCAGCCGGTGATCTGGCCGGCGAAGCGCAACTGCGGGCGCATCTTCAGGCGCAGGGTGGCGTCGAGCAGCTTCGGCGAGTTCAGATAGGTGTTGCGGTGCAGCCCGCCGAGCCGGGCGAATTCGGCCTGGCCGAGCCCCGGGATCATGCGGAACACCCGCGCCTGCTCGCCGTGCTTCAGCTTGGTCTGGAAGCCGACCATGTTCCACAGCGTGCCGAAGGCATTGTCCTGGCGCAACTGCACGATGGCGTGCGGCTTCACGTCCGGATGGCGCGGATCGGTCAGGCCGACCGGCTTCATCGGGCCGAAACGCAAGGTCTCTCGGCCACGCTCGGCCATCACCTCGATCGGCAGGCAGCCGTCGAAATAGGGCGTCTTCTCCCAGTCCTTGAAGGAGGTCTTGTCGCCTGAGAGCAGCGCGTCGATGAAGGCCTCGTACTCGTCGCGGTTCATCGGGCAATTGATGTAGTCGGCGCCGGTGCCGCCCGGGCCGGCCTTGTCGTAGCGCGACTGCCTCCAGGCGATGCCCATGTCGATCGAATCGAAATGGACGATCGGCGCGATCGCGTCGAAGAAGGCCAGTTCCTGTTCGCCGGTCAGCCCGCCGATCGCCGCCGCCAGGCCGGGGGCGGTGAGGGGGCCGGTCGCCAGGATGGTCGATCCCCAGGATTCCGGCGGCAGGCCGTCGACCTCCTCGCGCCGGATCGTCACCAAGGGATGCGCCGCCAGCGCCGCGGTGACGGCGGCCGAGAAGCCGTCGCGGTCGACCGCCAGCGCGCCGCCGGCCGGCACCTGATGGGCATCGCCCGACGCCATGATCAGCGAGCCGGCGCGGCGCATCTCCTCGTGCAGCAGGCCGACCGCATTGGTCTCTCGATCGTCCGAGCGGAAGGAGTTGGAGCAGACCAGTTCGGCCAGGCCGTCGGTCTGGTGCGCCTCCGTGGCGCGCACGGGCCGCATCTCGTGCAGAATGACGGGCACGCCGGCGCTTGCGATCTGCCAGGCGGCTTCGGAGCCGGCGAGGCCGCCGCCGACGATATGGACGGGAGGAGACTGGGTCATGGGACGACCCGGTAGCATTCCGGCCGGGCCCGGTCAAAGCGACAGCCGGATCACGATGCGGTGTCGAGCCGGCAACAGGTTGTGGCTTGCGGCGCGCCGAGCCTTCGCGGTCTGCCGATTCCGCTATATGGTGCGCCGACTCTCACCCGGAGGTGCAACGCATGGGTCGATCCAACACCCTTCTGCTCCTCGCCGCCCTGGCGCTCGCCACGCCGGCGGCTGCAGTCGCAGCCGGCACGGACGGTGCGGCGGATGCCGGCGCCCCAGCTTCGATAAAGGTCCGGCCTGCCACCAGCGGCGACGTGACCGGCGCCCTGCCGTCGGCAGCCAAGCCCAAGGCCGCGGCCAAGGCGAAAAGGTCCGCCGCCGGCGCCACTGCCGCACTGACGCCGATCCCGGCTCCGATTCCCTTCGAGCCGTCGCGTGACCTGGTCAACTGGTTCGTCGAACGCGGCAATGTCGGCATGCCGCGCGGCAATCGGCTGGTCTATTGCCACGGCTTCGAATGCCGGCTGCGCACCATCATCGCGCTGAGCGATGCCGACGAGAAGGCGATCGCCAACATCTTCGCCACCCGCCGCGGTTCCGCCGCCGAGGAGCGCGACGCGATCGATCATCTCGTCCAATACTGGGAACAGCGGGCCGCGCCGCAACTCGGCGGCCCGCCCGACATCCGCGGCTCCGAGCCCGATCAGGCCAACCAGCCCGGCCAGACCGATTGCCTGGACGAGGCGACCAACTCCACCACCATCCTGATCTACGCTCAGCAGCACGGTCTTCTGCGCTACCACACGGTGGTGCGTCCGGACTCCCGTGGCGGCTTCATCTACGCCCATGCCACCGCGGTCTATCGCGAGATCGGCGGCGAGGAATGGGTGGTCGATTCCTGGATGCGCGATTCCGGCGACCCGAACGACATCATGCTGAAGTCGGAGTGGGATTCGAAGCACTGAGCGACGGTCACGGGCGGCGATCCCGCGTCCCCCGCATTGATGGCCGGGCTCTCTATTGCCGCGATCCGGCCGGGCCGGCAGGGATTGCCTGTTGGATCGGAAGGGCCAGGCGGATCGGAAGGGCCAGGGCCGCTCGCAATGCACGGCGGTGCCGCGCCAACATGCGGGCACCGGTTCATCCTGCTGTAGCGAAACGCGGAATTGGAAACGCAACCCAGTGAATCGAAACGCCCGCCGGTGGGAGGAGAACCGGCGGGCGTTCGATTGTCCGATCGGGGTGGGAGGAGAAGCCCCGTCGGTAGGACGGCCAGGGGAGGACAGGCCGTCCGAAGTGGCGACGCTCACGCAGGGGACCGGGGCGAGCGAGTCTGGGAGGAAACAGCTCGGTGCCGGTGCTGCCTGCGCGGCCGACCGGTCGTCATCTCCAAAGAACTGTCCTAAACATCAGGAAAGCTTGAAGAGCGGGTCAGGCCTCACGGCGTCGTCCATGGCCGGAAGATAGGACATGACCCCTGTCCCAAGCCAGAGGGCGGACCGCATGTCCGACATGCGTGTTGTGCAATGCAGCACGAAAGGCTGCTGCCCTGAGGCGAATTCGCCGGTCTTCCTCATCCTTGGATCGGTCGGATGTGCTGCAATGCACAATTCGCATCGCAGCATGACCCAGAGGAATGCCTGGTAGCGAGCGGCCGCGCCGATCCCCGGCGGACACAAGGGCGAAAGCGAGAGGCCGATCGGGTCTGCATTGCCCGAGCCGCCCGCTTCCGCCTGGGTGTCATTCCGCAGCCGCCGGCCGCCGGCGCGGCCGCCGTTCCAGAAGTTCGGCAAGGAATCGACCGGTATGGCTGCGCGGTTCCTTGACGACATCCTCGGGGCGGCCCACGGCGACGATCTCGCCGCCACCGTCGCCGCCCTCCGGGCCGAGGTCGAGGATCCAGTCGGCCGTCTTGATCACCTCCAGATTGTGCTCGATGACCGCCACCGTATTGCCCTGGTCGACCAGTTCGTGCAGCACTTCCAGGAGCTTGGCGACATCGTGGAAATGCAGGCCGGTGGTCGGCTCGTCGAGGATGTAGAGCGTCTTGCCGGTCGAGCGGCGCGACAGTTCCTTGGACAACTTGACGCGCTGCGCCTCGCCGCCCGACAGCGTGGTCGCCTGCTGGCCGACATGGATATAGCCGAGGCCGACGCGCGACAGCGTCTCCAATTTCTCGCGGATCGCCGGCACGGCCTGGAAGAAGCCGACGGCCTCGTCGACCGTCATGTCGAGCACGTCGGCGATCGACTTGCTCTTGAACTGCACGTCCAGCGTCTCGCGATTGTAGCGCTTGCCCTTGCAGACATCGCAGGTCACGTAGACGTCCGGCAGGAAGTGCATCTCGA
This window of the Prosthecodimorpha staleyi genome carries:
- a CDS encoding capsular polysaccharide export protein, LipB/KpsS family, encoding MTPLCDPPPGPDLDRAGLFLPEHWAEAPWIAALAGARAVVKCPTDADAGRLDAVVTVEQGPHLDRARDYARRWRLPVRVLREVADPVAPLRLGIAPLALLAGELTSDGTVCFPAATPDPVARPGVRYVNPFTLQQVAPDEGIALMAAIRARYAARRETVVGFGFSAQKARTATTFLAGWSNEVVFETRRWAVPIAARKGARLVAWGARGGRALETEAAAAGVPVSRIEDGFVRSVGLGTQQTIPASLALDDLGLYYDAHRPSRLERLCLETDFAPDLVARAGALRERLVATRVTKYNLPAPKLDLAGQARGRPVVLVIGQVPDDAAIRFGTAAVTGNLALLDAVRQARPDAFVVYKEHPDLVTRSRAGWLPERAIRARADLALREGDAIAAIEAADEVHVLTSLAGFEALIRAKPVVTWGIPFYAGWGLTDDRAPVARRGRRLSLDELVAAVLILYPAYVDPVSRLPCEVEDVVARIEDVRAGRIAVPSAVRNRRLVRASVVAEAYWRHWIGHFGRPR
- a CDS encoding capsule biosynthesis protein, which produces MSERRVFLFLQGPPSRFWYELANGLEAAGQKTVRVNLSAGDWLYWLKSGAYNYRGSFKNWRGWLEQLIEREGVTDILYYADRLPYHVVAQEIAKARGLYVTAVEFGYLRPDWITVERNGMSTYSHFPNDPETIRAIAAAAPDPDLVIKYPYTFTQEATAEVIYNLVALFFSWIFFPRYFADKYYNPLKDYLSTLLRLIRERWQRKYAKRVMREVILGPRPFYIFALQLQSDYQIRDNSPYKRLHEAIDQTVASFARSAPPNTVLVFKVHPLDNGIERWNKVVMAAARRHNVRPRVRLIDGGNLNRLVETARGTVVVNSTVGLYAIRAGCPLIVLGVAVFDIPGLTFQGSLDQFWTEAEAPDEELRLQFIRALATTTQVKGSFYNKAGRKVAIAEVVQRLIERRVNEPGGFIDPPPRMEKARRLGMKV
- a CDS encoding quinone oxidoreductase family protein; this encodes MVKAIQVRETGGPDVMVLADVDLPAPGAGEARVRHAAIGVNFIDCYFRSGLYPSPTGLPFIPGSEGAGVVEAVGPGVTLVKPGDRVAYVASPGSYAAERIVPADRLIILPEAISFETGAAMMLKGMTVQYLLNRTFKVGPGTTILFHAAAGGVGLIAGAWAKALGATIIGTAGGPDKCALAKSRGYDHVIDYRSEDFVARVKDLTGGAGVDVVYDSIGKDTFPASLDCLKPLGMWVTFGNASGPVPPFSTQILSQKGSLFATRPTLFTYIAKRADLEATAGDLVARVADGTVPIEISARYPLEKAADAHRDLEGRKTTGAVVLIP
- the trmFO gene encoding methylenetetrahydrofolate--tRNA-(uracil(54)-C(5))-methyltransferase (FADH(2)-oxidizing) TrmFO, which translates into the protein MTQSPPVHIVGGGLAGSEAAWQIASAGVPVILHEMRPVRATEAHQTDGLAELVCSNSFRSDDRETNAVGLLHEEMRRAGSLIMASGDAHQVPAGGALAVDRDGFSAAVTAALAAHPLVTIRREEVDGLPPESWGSTILATGPLTAPGLAAAIGGLTGEQELAFFDAIAPIVHFDSIDMGIAWRQSRYDKAGPGGTGADYINCPMNRDEYEAFIDALLSGDKTSFKDWEKTPYFDGCLPIEVMAERGRETLRFGPMKPVGLTDPRHPDVKPHAIVQLRQDNAFGTLWNMVGFQTKLKHGEQARVFRMIPGLGQAEFARLGGLHRNTYLNSPKLLDATLRLKMRPQLRFAGQITGCEGYVESAAVGLLAGRFAAAEALGRPPAPPPVTTALGALLGHITGGHIAVEGEEAGAPRSFQPMNVNFGLFPPIVAPTTKDGKRLRGNEKTIEKKRAMSRRALADLDVWLNETSLAAAE